The Henckelia pumila isolate YLH828 chromosome 2, ASM3356847v2, whole genome shotgun sequence genome includes a window with the following:
- the LOC140883468 gene encoding uncharacterized protein, producing the protein MKTNESPKIFLFISILFCICIIRSCATTDSWSETLGGGWINHGGDIYNRRNAEAETRISPSTARRLRLKWKFEAGNDVTATPAIFDGIVYFPCWNGLVYAVKAMDGSLVWKRNLKTTLTGLNSTLPPLFYNVTTPLSRATPTIADDLLIIGIYGPAYVIALKRATGELVWKRQLDTHPAALITMSGTYYGRYFYVGVSSLEEVSSTTETCCTFRGSFVKLDIRTGTIIWRTYMVLDNHGKIGGYAGAAIWGSSPSIDAHRNHVYIATGNLYSTPKSVEECQETQNNQTFPNSTVVCVDPANHYDSILALNLNSGHIMWYRQLGGYDVWFFACRNPSTPNCPAGPNPDADFGEAPMVLSTLNINTTQLLDIVVAVQKSGYAWALDRNNGNIIWSTEAGPGGTNGGGTWGAATDSKRVYTNIANSDKKNFTLLPSNEVTTGGGWVALDPGTGRIIWSTAVPYNTTTNPVTIANGVLFAGSTYKTGPVYAIDGTTGAILWSYETGASIYGGLSVSRGCIYVGNGYHINPSFTAGTSLFAFCVC; encoded by the exons ATGAAAACTAATGAATCCCCCAAAATTTTCCTCTTCATTTcaatattattttgtatttgtatAATTAGGAGTTGTGCGACAACAGACTCA tGGTCTGAAACGTTGGGAGGAGGCTGGATAAACCACGGCGGCGATATATACAACCGCCGAAACGCGGAGGCAGAAACCCGGATCAGCCCTTCTACGGCCCGGCGACTCCGTCTAAAGTGGAAATTCGAGGCAGGAAACGACGTAACGGCAACACCTGCAATCTTTGATGGGATTGTATACTTCCCGTGTTGGAATGGATTGGTTTACGCCGTTAAAGCAATGGACGGGTCTTTGGTGTGGAAACGCAACTTGAAAACCACCTTAACTGGCCTTAATTCAACCTTACCACCTCTTTTTTACAATGTTACGACACCTTTATCCAGAGCAACTCCCACCATTGCCGATGATTTACTCATCATTGGGATCTATGGGCCCGCGTATGTCATTGCTTTGAAACGTGCGACGGGAGAACTTGTTTGGAAAAGGCAGCTTGATACGCATCCAGCTGCTCTTATTACCATGTCTGGAACCTACTATGGAAG ATATTTTTACGTCGGGGTGTCTTCATTGGAAGAAGTCTCTTCCACCACAGAAACTTGTTGCACATTCCGGGGAAGCTTCGTCAAGTTAGATATACGAACAGGTACCATCATATGGCGAACTTACATGGTTCTTGATAACCATGGAAAAATAGGAGGATATGCGGGAGCGGCAATATGGGGCAGCAGCCCTTCCATTGATGCACACAGAAACCATGTTTATATTGCCACCGGAAACCTCTACTCAACCCCTAAAAGTGTAGAAGAATGTCAAGAAACACAGAATAATCAAACTTTTCCCAATAGCACAGTAGTGTGTGTGGATCCTGCTAACCATTATGACTCCATTTTAGCCTTGAATTTGAACAGTGGACACATCATGTGGTACAGACAGCTTGGAGGATATGATGTGTGGTTCTTTGCCTGCAGAAATCCCTCAACTCCCAACTGCCCTGCAGGCCCCAACCCGGATGCAGATTTTGGTGAGGCACCCATGGTGTTGAGTACTCTAAATATCAATACAACACAGCTGCTGGACATTGTTGTGGCTGTTCAGAAAAGCGGATACGCATGGGCACTGGATCGAAATAATGGCAACATTATCTGGTCAACT GAGGCTGGTCCAGGAGGCACCAACGGAGGAGGTACATGGGGAGCAGCCACAGACTCCAAGAGAGTTTATACCAACATAGCCAACAGCGATAAGAAGAATTTCACTCTCTTGCCCTCAAATGAGGTCACAACTGGAGGCGGATGGGTTGCTTTGGATCCTGGAACTGGCAGAATCATATGGTCGACAGCTGTTCCTTACAACACCACCACAAATCCCGTGACCATTGCCAATGGTGTTCTTTTTGCCGGTTCCACATATAAAACAGGGCCTGTATACGCCATCGATGGCACCACAGGTGCAATTCTCTGGTCATATGAAACAGGAGCATCAATATATGGTGGCCTATCAGTCAGCAGAGGATGCATTTACGTAGGGAATGGATATCACATCAACCCGTCCTTCACAGCAGGAACATCCCTTTTCGCCTTTTGCGTATGTTGA